The proteins below come from a single Stomoxys calcitrans chromosome 1, idStoCalc2.1, whole genome shotgun sequence genomic window:
- the LOC106093824 gene encoding uncharacterized protein LOC106093824: MKEAVNRNSAKLAANTKEMAFTRHQIDKRRLIELVKLNPILWDCRLPHYKRSDKKKALKWNELGRIFSVNGERVQRTFTSLREIFRRELNHEKMLGSRFKSKWEYYDEMSFLKEVIRERKSRERAKSNDGHAASVTNNNNNSTTGIDEYQYFAPNDPNNPQNQPMPLVAANPPTQPCSLVVPTPTNLPPQNGASTPQIPNNPPNTPVSSLSGSHIPNDVILNLNPSTLAALQKLNACNNNNNSNIQPSLRPISRSRSMTIRSGSSSPTIYIKDEPDSLDDTISLDTTSNGKVATKEHHRPLAKTKSQDHKFNAESKNLNNSTQNLVIDERDCSDIDDDPDVDMLDDDRLSISTSLVSLQKDSTANAKTSQRLHQQQQQLLKPTAHEILYAKFGEFLAARLNTLNETMANELMNKILMLIAEK, from the exons atgaaagagGCTGTGAATCGAAACTCAGCAAAACTGGCGGCCAATACCAAAGAGATGGCGTTTACACGACATCAAATAGACAAGCGTCGTTTAATCGAATTGGTCAAACTTAATCCCATATTGTGGGACTGTCGTTTGCCTCATTACAAACGATCGGATAAGAAAAAGGCCTTGAAATGGAATGAATTGGGCCGCATCTTCAGCGTCAATGGTGAGAGGGTGCAAAGAACGTTTACTTCCTTAAGGGAAATATTTCGCAGAGAATTGAATCATGAAAAGATGTTGGGCTCCCGTTTTAAATCCAAATGGGAGTACTATGATGAAATGTCATTTCTAAAGGAGGTCATAAGAGAAAGAAA GTCTCGCGAAAGAGCCAAATCCAATGATGGCCATGCAGCCAGTGTtaccaacaataacaacaactccACCACCGGCATAGATgaatatcaatattttgcccCCAATGATCCGAATAATCCTCAAAATCAACCCATGCCTCTAGTGGCTGCCAATCCTCCCACACAACCATGTTCTTTGGTGGTGCCTACACCCACAAATCTTCCTCCACAAAATGGTGCCAGTACCCCACAAATACCCAATAATCCTCCTAATACTCCAGTATCGAGTCTCTCGGGCAGCCATATACCCAACGATGTCATACTCAACCTAAATCCCAGCACATTGGCAGCACTGCAAAAATTAAAtgcctgcaacaacaacaacaactccaaTATACAACCATCACTTAGACCCATATCAAGGTCTCGTTCTATGACTATACGCTCTGGCTCCTCATCACCTACAATTTACATAAAAGATGAGCCAGACTCTTTGGACGACACCATATCTTTGGACACCACCTCAAATGGAAAAGTTGCCACTAAGGAGCATCATCGACCTTTGGCGAAAACCAAATCCCAGGATCACAAATTCAATGCGGAATCGAAGAATCTTAATAACTCCACACAAAATCTAGTTATAGATGAAAGGGATTGCAGTGATATAGATGATGATCCCGATGTAGATATGCTGGATGATGATCGTCTCTCCATATCCACATCCTTGGTGTCATTGCAAAAAGATTCCACGGCAAATGCCAAAACCTCGCAAAGACTtcaccagcaacagcagcaattgCTCAAACCAACAgcccatgaaattttatatgccaaatttggagAATTTTTAGCTGCACGTCTCAACACCCTCAATGAGACTATGGCCAATGAGTTGATGAATAAGATTCTAATGCTGATAGCAGAGAAGTAG